ACGTGTATGATATGTTGCCTCAACTCTTCTTGCGATAATCCTCCCAATCCTGATGGCACACAGTTTTGCTCTCACTGTGGAGTTCCCCTCATCATATTGCGTCACTATCGCCCCATCCGGGTACTGGGTAGCGGAGGATTTGGTAAAACCTACTTGGCTGAAGACGTTGAAAAATTTAATGAACTATGCGTCATTAAGCAATTTGCACCTCAAATACAGGGAACTGGCGCACTGCAAAAGGCGACGGAATTATTTGAGCAAGAAGCAAGGCGACTGCAACATTTAGGAGAACATCCACAAATCCCGACACTGTTCGCATATTTTGAGCAAGATAATCGTTTGTATTTGGTGCAGCAGTTTATCGACGGTGAGAATTTATTAGAGGAATTACAACAGCAGGGTATTTTTAGTGAGCAAAAGATTCAGGAATTGCTGCTCGATTTATTAAGTATTCTCAAAATTGTTCACGAACAGAAAGTAATTCACAGAGATATCAAGCCCCAAAATATTCTCCGTCGTAAATCGTCTCAACCAGGAAAGGGAGATATAATTCTCATCGATTTTGGTGCATCTAAACAGTTGAGTGAAACGGTAATTACTCACCAAGGAACAACCATCGGCTCTTTTGGTTATGCTGCCTTAGAACAGATGCAAGGTGGACAAGCATATCCAGCCAGTGATTTATATAGTTTAGGTGCTACTTGCTTTCATCTGCTGACTGATATCTCCCCTTGGGAATTGTGGAAGCAACAAGGGTATGGTTGGGTTGCTAATTGGCGACAGTATTTGCAGCAACCAGTCAGTCAAAAATTAGCGATGATTTTAGATAAATTGCTGCAATCAAACTATGAGGAGCGTTACCAGTCAGCAGAAGCAGTTTTACAAGCTTTGAAAGATGTGGGTAAACACGAAATGCCTGCTACAGTAGCTTTTCCTCGACAAATATCATCGCCATCGCCTGAATTACCACCGACAGTCAACTATCAACCTCCGCCATTAAAGTCTGTAGACTCACTCAAACCTAAACCAAAGTTGAAAATACCATTACTATTGGGTGGTGCTATCTTGCTGCTGGGTTTGGGAGGATATGGAGTTTGGCAAATTAGTAAAGCTTTACTACCTAAAACAGTTGCTTATGAAAAACTAGCTTTAGCTCATAGCTTAACTGGCCATAACGGCTCAATTAATTCTTTAGCATTTAGTGATGATGGTAACACTTTAGTAAGTGGCAGTACAGACAAAAGTATCAAGATTTGGAATCTGCAAACTGGTACTTTGAAAACTACTCTTAACTTACATTCTAGCGAAGTTAATTCTGTGGCTATTAGCCGTGATGGTAAAACTTTAGTTAGTGGCAGTAAAGATGGCAATATCAAAATTTCTAAATTACCAATTGGTAATTTAAAAGCTACTCTTTTTCAAAGTCAAAATTCTGTCAATTCTGTGGCGATTAGTCCTGACGGACAAACTCTAGTAAGTGGTGGTGAAGACAAGAATATTAAGACATGGAATCTGCAAACAGGAAATTTAAAATACACGCTCACTGGACATACAAAATCAGTGATGCCTATTGCTATTAGCTCAGATGGGCAAACTTTAGTCAGTGGTAGTGCAGACAATACTATCAAGATTTGGAACCTAGCAACAGGGCAGCTAAAAAATACCTTCAGTGGACACACAAAATCAGTAATGTCTATTGCTATTAGCCCAGATGGTAAGACTTTAGCAAGTGGAAGCACAGACGATACTATCAAAATTTGGGATTTGCAAACAGGGCAGTTAAAAAATACTCTTGCTAAACACTACTATCCAGTTAGTGCTTTAGCAATTAGCCCAGATGGACAGACTTTAATCAGTGGAAGTTGGGACGATACCATCAAAATTTGGAATTTAAAAACTGGTGCTATCAAAACGACTCTGAATGGGCATAGGAGTTCAGTTAATGCTTTAGCAATTAGCCCAGATGGACAGACTTTAGTAAGCGGAAGTAGCGACCGGACAATTAAAATTTGGCGATTACCTTAACGAGAGCAGAGGAAGCAGGAGAAACAAAGGACAAAATACATATCTCTTCTTCGTTGAAATCTATCTTATGACAGATTTGCTAACTTGATAATTAAACTTAAGAATAAAATACGACAATTTCGAGCCTAGGAAATTTACTGGTAGCGATCGCCGCTTGAGCTTCAGCAAAAAGGAAGGTCTATTACCCAGCATCTACTTATGCTCTAGGAAATCTAAGTAACTCTTAACTATTGATAAATATCTACTGCTGGCCCCAGTTCATGGTTTATATTTACCCAAAGGTGGTGCAAACGGCCACCGATATTCAAACATTAGGAGGCAGCGCCATACTACCCCTGTAACTGATGCATATCCTCACTCTCAGGTGTCAGTGTAAGGATAATTTGATATTAAAACCAACAATTTTTGCTGAATTGCGACGGATAAAGACTACACTTAAAAGTCTTGTGCAGCAAAACCTGTAGCTTTAAATAAAGTAATCATGTCCAAGGTTCTTGTCTCCGATCCTATTGACCAGGCTGGAATTGACATTCTCTCGCAAGTTGCTACTGTTGATGTCAAAACAGGTTTAAAACCAGCAGAACTGGTAGAAATCATTGGTGAATATGACGCGCTAATGATTCGTTCTGGTACGCGCGTTACCCAAGAAATTATTGAAGCTGGCACGCAGTTAAAAATTATCGGTCGTGCTGGTGTGGGTGTGGATAATGTGGATGTTCCCGCCGCCACTCGCCACGGAATTGTAGTGGTTAATTCTCCTGAAGGTAACACGATCGCAGCAGCCGAACACGCGATCGCGATGATGTTATCTCTATCTCGTCACATCCCCGATGCTAATGTGTCGGTGAAAAGCGGTGTGTGGGATCGCAAAACTTTTGTCGGCGCAGAAGTTTACAAAAAAACTATCGGTATTGTCGGGTTGGGTAAAATCGGCTCCCATGTGGCTGCTGTGGCGAAAGCGATGGGGATGAAACTCTTAGCTTACGATCCTTTCATTTCCACAGAACGAGCCGAACAAATTGGCTGTCAGTTAGTGGATTTAGATTTGCTCATGCAGCAAGCTGACTATATCACCTTACACATCCCCAAAACTTCAGAAACTACCCACTTAATCAATGCCAAAACGCTGGCAAAGATGAAACCTACTGCCCGGATTATTAACTGCGCTCGTGGTGGCATCATTGATGAAGCGGCTTTAGCGCAAGCAATCAAAGAAGGTACAATAGCTGGTGCTGCCTTAGATGTGTTCGAGTCAGAACCTTTAGGCGAATCAGATTTGCGATCGCTAGGTAAGGAAATAATCCTCACCCCTCACTTGGGAGCATCAACTGCGGAAGCACAAGTGAATGTGGCGATAGATGTTGCCGAACAAATTCGCGATGTGCTGTTAGGCTTACCCGCGCGTTCTGCCGTGAACATTCCTGGACTCGGCCCTGATGTCTTGGAAGAACTCAAACCCTACATGCAGCTTGCAGAAACTTTGGGCAACCTGGTAGGACAATTGGCTGGTGGTAGAGTAGAACTACTCAATGTTCGATTACAAGGCGAACTCGCAACTAACAAGAGTCAGCCTTTGGTAGTCGCTTCCCTCAAAGGACTGCTTTACCAAGCACTGCGGGAACGGGTAAATTACGTTAATGCCAGCATTGAAGCTAAAGAACGCGGAATTCGGGTAATTGAAACCAGAGATGCTTCTGTACGTGACTATGCAGGTTCTCTGCATTTAGAAGCTACAGGTACTTTGGGAACTCACTCTGTGACCGGCGCTTTGTTAGGCGAGAAGGAAATTCACCTAACTGACGTTGACGGTTTCCCGATTAACGTCCCTCCCAGCAAATATATGCTATTCACTCTACACCGCGATATGCCAGGAATTATCGGCAAACTCGGTTCCTTACTCGGCAGTTTTAATGTGAATATTGCCAGTATGCAGGTAGGCCGGAAAATCGTCCGGGGTGATGCAGTTATGGCTCTCAGTATCGACGATCCCTTACCTGAAGGTATTTTGGCTGAGATTACCAAGGTGCCTGGAATTCGAGACGCATATACAGTCACACTATAAACAAGGATGAAGGTTGAGGGATGAAGGATGAAATTTAATACTTCAGACTTCACCCTTTACACTTCATACTTTAAATATGGCAAAAACTTGGTGGGAACTACAGATTTTATGCGAGCCAGACCTAGAAGATTCTATCTTTTGGCGTTTGGAAGATTTTGGCTGTCGTGGTACAGCTATTGAAGGCAAAGGCAATGCTTCTTTAGTCAGGGCTTATTTACCGGAATTTCAAGCTCATTTACTAGATTTAGCTGCACTGTCGCTGTGGCTGCGTCAAGATGCTTTGTGCGTGGGATTAGCCGCACCTGCTTTACACTGGCAGTTAATTAATGAGGAAGATTGGGCTACTAGCTGGAAGCAATATTGGCAACCAGAGGAAATAGGCGATCGCTTTTTGATCAATCCTGCCTGGCTACCATTACCAGAAACATCAGAACGCCTAGTGATTCGCCTCGATCCAGGTGTAGCATTTGGCACTGGCAATCATGCAACAACTCAGTTGTGTCTAGAATCGCTAGAAATGCGAATGACTGACCTACCAAAAGCTTTGGCTAACTCATCTCTAAAAAAAGAGCCTGTGGTAATTGCAGATATTGGCTGCGGATCTGGTATTCTTTCGATTGGGGCAGTGTTATTAGGCGCAGAGAAAGTTTATGCCGTAGACACTGACCCTTTGGCAGTACAATCGACCTTCAGCAATCGCGCACTCAACGACATTAGTCCAGAACGCTTAGTCCCAGCAGAAGGAAGCGTAGATATATTGCAGAAAATGATTGAGGCACCAGTAGATGGGATTGTCTGCAATATTTTGGCTGAGGTAATTATTCAGTTGGTTCCCGAAATTAGCGCGATCGCCAAGCCAACCACTTGGGCGATTTTCAGTGGAATTTTACTTGAGCAATCTAAAGCCGTAGCTGATGCTTTAGAGGAACATGGTTGGGTGATTGCTACTTTGTGGAAAAAGAAAGAGTGGTGTTGTTTGAATGTGCGACGTTCTTGAGAAAGGCATTATGCCCTGAGTA
The genomic region above belongs to Calothrix sp. NIES-2098 and contains:
- a CDS encoding protein kinase, whose product is MICCLNSSCDNPPNPDGTQFCSHCGVPLIILRHYRPIRVLGSGGFGKTYLAEDVEKFNELCVIKQFAPQIQGTGALQKATELFEQEARRLQHLGEHPQIPTLFAYFEQDNRLYLVQQFIDGENLLEELQQQGIFSEQKIQELLLDLLSILKIVHEQKVIHRDIKPQNILRRKSSQPGKGDIILIDFGASKQLSETVITHQGTTIGSFGYAALEQMQGGQAYPASDLYSLGATCFHLLTDISPWELWKQQGYGWVANWRQYLQQPVSQKLAMILDKLLQSNYEERYQSAEAVLQALKDVGKHEMPATVAFPRQISSPSPELPPTVNYQPPPLKSVDSLKPKPKLKIPLLLGGAILLLGLGGYGVWQISKALLPKTVAYEKLALAHSLTGHNGSINSLAFSDDGNTLVSGSTDKSIKIWNLQTGTLKTTLNLHSSEVNSVAISRDGKTLVSGSKDGNIKISKLPIGNLKATLFQSQNSVNSVAISPDGQTLVSGGEDKNIKTWNLQTGNLKYTLTGHTKSVMPIAISSDGQTLVSGSADNTIKIWNLATGQLKNTFSGHTKSVMSIAISPDGKTLASGSTDDTIKIWDLQTGQLKNTLAKHYYPVSALAISPDGQTLISGSWDDTIKIWNLKTGAIKTTLNGHRSSVNALAISPDGQTLVSGSSDRTIKIWRLP
- a CDS encoding phosphoglycerate dehydrogenase, with the translated sequence MSKVLVSDPIDQAGIDILSQVATVDVKTGLKPAELVEIIGEYDALMIRSGTRVTQEIIEAGTQLKIIGRAGVGVDNVDVPAATRHGIVVVNSPEGNTIAAAEHAIAMMLSLSRHIPDANVSVKSGVWDRKTFVGAEVYKKTIGIVGLGKIGSHVAAVAKAMGMKLLAYDPFISTERAEQIGCQLVDLDLLMQQADYITLHIPKTSETTHLINAKTLAKMKPTARIINCARGGIIDEAALAQAIKEGTIAGAALDVFESEPLGESDLRSLGKEIILTPHLGASTAEAQVNVAIDVAEQIRDVLLGLPARSAVNIPGLGPDVLEELKPYMQLAETLGNLVGQLAGGRVELLNVRLQGELATNKSQPLVVASLKGLLYQALRERVNYVNASIEAKERGIRVIETRDASVRDYAGSLHLEATGTLGTHSVTGALLGEKEIHLTDVDGFPINVPPSKYMLFTLHRDMPGIIGKLGSLLGSFNVNIASMQVGRKIVRGDAVMALSIDDPLPEGILAEITKVPGIRDAYTVTL
- a CDS encoding ribosomal protein L11 methyltransferase codes for the protein MAKTWWELQILCEPDLEDSIFWRLEDFGCRGTAIEGKGNASLVRAYLPEFQAHLLDLAALSLWLRQDALCVGLAAPALHWQLINEEDWATSWKQYWQPEEIGDRFLINPAWLPLPETSERLVIRLDPGVAFGTGNHATTQLCLESLEMRMTDLPKALANSSLKKEPVVIADIGCGSGILSIGAVLLGAEKVYAVDTDPLAVQSTFSNRALNDISPERLVPAEGSVDILQKMIEAPVDGIVCNILAEVIIQLVPEISAIAKPTTWAIFSGILLEQSKAVADALEEHGWVIATLWKKKEWCCLNVRRS